TTGATCAGAAGGTTAACAGCCTTGATCAGAAGGTTAACAGCCTTGATCAGAAGGTTAACAGCCTTGATCAGAAGGTAGAACGTATTCTGGAGTTATTGCAGTCGAATCAGTGATGTATTAAAAACAGAAAAGTTCCCGGTATTTTAGACAAGCCCTGGTGCTGTAACCGCGGCAGAATCAATCCCCTTGCCCATCGAGTATGACGCGCCCCAGTAGTTCACAGGTCAGTTTCGCGGCGACGATCGCCGTCCCGCCGTCTCGGTCCAGCTTGGGATTGAGCTCGACCACGTCACCGCCAACCACGTACGGCGCACGCATCGCGGCAACGACCTCGAGGACCTGGCGCACGCTCAGTCCGCCCGGTTCGGGATGGGAAACACCCGGCGCGAAGCCAGGGTCGAGCGCATCGATGTCCATCGAGATATAGACCGGCGTGTCGAACGCCAGCGACGGAACCGGTCCGGCCGAGTAGGCCGGGATCACCTCGACGTTGTGTCGCTTCGCCGCGTCGTGCTGCGCGGGCGTGAAGCTTCGAATGCCGACCTGGACCAGCCGCTCGATAAGTCCGTCTTCCAGGATGCGGGCCATAGGGCAGGCATGGGAATAGCGGTTGCCTTCGAAATCGGGGTACAGATCCGGGTGCGCGTCGAAGTGCAGCAGGCTGATCCGGCCATGTTTCGCAGCGAAAGCGCGCACCACGGGATAGGTAACTGCATGATCGCCGCCCAGGACGACGAGCCGCGGCGTTTCGCCCAGTGCCCGACTTACCCCGCGCTCGATGGCATCGATGGGTTCGCGCGTGCCCTTTTCATTCGGCACGTCGAGATCGCCGTGATCGAACACGCTGTCACTCGGCCACACCCGCACGCCGGTTTCGGAGTAGGGATTGCCGGACTCCGAGCCGAGGGCGGCCCTGATCGCGGGCGGCGCGGCGGCCGGCCCGCGGCGAAAGGTCGAGTTTGCATCGAAACCGACCCCCAGCAGGCCGACTTTTAAGCTGTCCGTCATCGTGGTTGTCCTATTCGAACTTTATGCTCTTTTTGCATTCCGATATTGCAGTGCATGAATTGCAGTGCAAGGGATATTAGTCTCGGACCGGTGGGTACCTCAAGATAATTCACACTTTTCGTTTGATCTCCTGTCGAGGCGGCACTACTTTGACAGCAGCAGGTGAGAAGTTGGGAAGACGGTGCGAATCCGTCGCGGACCCGTCGCTGTGACCGGGGACGAAAACCGCATTATGAGCCTAATGGGCTCGAGCCACTGTTCCGAAAGGAATGGGAAGGCGCGGTGAGTAGAACGATCCGGAAGCCAGAAGACCGACCTGCGCCATAGTTTTCATCGGCACTTCCGTGGACTGAAGTCGTCCGGTGTACATGGATATTGGTAAGCGTGGCCATCCGGCGTAGACGCTCCGGCTAAGTATACTGGGGGCGTGGTATTGCGCGGGCCATGCTCCGAGGATGATAAACGGCATCCCCGTATCTGACATCGTTCAGGTGCGGGGATTTTTGTTTTAAGGGAGGTCACCTTGTGAAAACAGCCTGATTCAGTAATTAGATAGCCCCGATTTGTGTCGTCGATTTGTGTCGCCGATTTCAAAACCGAACCATTCACCAGGTCAGGAGCCCAAAATGAAATACCAGCGAAGCACACTTAGAGCCGTTTTCTGTCTTATCCTGCTTTCGGCTTTGCCAGGCTACGCCCAGGATACGCAGGATACACAGGATGCGGCGGACCAGGCGCCTAGATACATCCTGGACACCGTTGTCGTCACAGGCAACAAGATCGAAACGCCCCTGAGGCAGGTCTCGAGTTCGATCGCCGTTATCACCGCCGAAGACATGGCGCGCGCCGGTCAGACGACGGTCGCCGAAGTGTTGCGTGGCGTAGGGGGGTTGAGCGTAGCGCAGAACGGGGGACCGGGAAAAAACGCGTCGGTTTTCCTTCGAGGCGCCGAATCGGCCTACACCCTGTTTCTGATTGACGGCGTCGAAGTAAACGATCCCATGTCTCCCGGACGCAGCTTCACTCCGGCGCATCTGACCGTCGACCAGGTAGAACGGATCGAGGTGCTGTACGGGTCCCAGAGCACGCTCTACGGATCGGATGCCATCGCGGGCGTGGTGAACATCATTACAAAGAAGGGACAAGGTCCGCCGAAGATCGACGCCTCCATCGAGGGTGGCGCACTGGGCACGTTTCGAAGCCGGGCGGGATTGAGCGGGGGCACAGCAGAATACCGGTATTCGATGGACGGATCGTTCCTCAACACGAGGGGTATTTCGGCGAACGCCCTGGGAAACATGGAAGAAGATGGATACCGGAATACCACGCTGGGTGGCCGTTTCGGGGCGACGCCTTCTACCGGCGCCTCGGTCGATCTCAACGTCCGGTACACGGATGGACGCGCCGATATCGACAACGGAACAGGCCCCAATGGCGACGATCCCAACCGGATAAACTCATCCAGGCAACTGTTTGTCCGGCCCTCCGCGACCCTCGAGCTCTGGTCGCAGCGATGGAAGCAGACCCTGGGCTACAGCCTGGTCGACCACAGCAGAGAAGACGACAATCCAGTGGACGCCAACCAGGAGACGGCCTCGAATTCCACGTTCGAGGCGCGATTGCACAAGGTGGACTGGCAGCACACGCTGTTACTATCCGAGGGGAATACCGTCGTGTTCGGCGCGGAAACCGAGTCGGAACAGGGAGAATCGGAGTCAAAAGGGCCGTTTTCGAGCAAGTTCGACCGTCAGACGGCGAGGACGACAGGCGTATACCTGCAGGAGATGCTGCAGTATGGCGACGCATTGTTCGCCGCCGCGGGCATCCGGGTCGATCACCACGACCGGTTCGGATCCGAATTTACCTACAACCTCGCACCAAACGTATTCTTCGAGGAGACGGGAACCAGGATAAAAGGCGCTTACGGTACGGGTTACAAGGCGCCTTCACTGTTCCAGCTGTATTCATCCTTCGGTGATTCCACGCTTCAAGCGGGTACGAGCAAAAGCTGGGAAGCGGGGATCGAACAGTATACGGCTGACCAGCGTCTTGCGGCCGGTGTGACGTACTTCGACAATACCTACGATAACATGGTCGGATGGGATAGTGCGACCTCCAGTTACAAGAACGTCTTCAAGGCAACGAGCAAGGGCGTGGAGTTGACCGGCAGGTATTCGGGGAGCGCGGGAACATCTCTGCGGGCCTACTACACCTTTACCGATTCAAAGGACCACGAATCGGATGAGCAGTTGTTGCGGCGGCCGCGGCACAGCGGCGGGATCGTATTGGATCAGCGGGTACGGCCGGGGTTCGACCTGAACCTGAGTTACCGGTTCGCGGGGGAACGGCGGGATAACGACTTTTCCACCTGGCCTGCGACACCGGTTACGTTGGACGGCTACGGGATCGTGAATGTCGCCGCCAACTGGAAGATCACGCCGAACTTTCAACTGTTCGGCCGGGTCGACAATCTCTTCGATACGAAGTACGAGGAGGTCCTGGGCTACGGGACCGTGGGCATTACGGGCTACCTGGGTATCCGGGTAGGGTACGGCGGAAATTGAGCAGGCGGTAGCTGGGACCGCGACAGCTGAGACTGCGGCCTGGCGAAGTGGCCAGACTACACTTTGTCTCGCCCGATGCCCAGTTCGTCCATGATTTCCTGAATGGCGGACCAGACGGGCGGATCGATTTCGATGCCTTGGACCGTTTGCTGCTCCCGCTTGCGACGCGCGCCTTCGCCCGGTACCCGGATTTCGTCAACGCCGGGCGCCTTGTGCGCGCCTTTGATGCTTTCCACGAGCCGGTCGACTTCGGTGGAAAAAGCGGTCCTTGAAGCAAATTTCTCCGGGTCGATGGCGAGGATGAACAGGGCGTTCTGGTCGAGGTCATCCGGGGATCGGCCGCTGCAGCCCGCGCCGCTCAGTCCGCCGGTCAACACATCGACCAGTATGCTCAGCGCGAAGCCCTTGTGTCCTGCGAGCAGACTGCCCAATGGCAGAATCGCCGCCCGTCTGGGCGTTGCGAAATAGTCCTCGGCATCCGTCGTAGTCCGCCCATCGCCGTCGATGAGCCAACCGTCGGGTACCGCCTGGTCCTTGTTCCGAAGCATCTTCAACCCGCCCTCGGACGTAACGCCCGTGGAGATGTCGATGAGGATCGGGTCGCCGCTTTCCCGGGGGATTCCGACGGCCATGGGATTGGTGCTCATCAGGGGGGAGGTCGCGCCCCATGGTGCCACGCAGGGATTGCCCCCGGCGTCGTTGGTCATGAGCAACGCGATGTAACCGTCTTTCGCCGGCTGTTCCACGTATCCTCCCAGCCGGGCGATATCGTTGGCGTTCACAACGCTCGCGCAGCCGACACCCGTCGCCGCGGCCTTGCCGACAGCGCGTTTCATGGCCTCGGTGGCCGTCCACGGGCCTATGCCCAAGTTGGCGTCCAGGTGCACGGTGGAGACGGTCTCACCCAGGACGTCCATCGGCGCGCCCGGGATCATGTTGCCCGCGCGGATGCCTTCCGTGTACATGATGATCCGCATCACGCCGTGGGAATGGTAGCCGGAGAGGGAGGCCTCCATGAGCCGCTCGACGACTACCTGCCTTTCCTCGCTTTCAAGCCCCAGGCGTTCGAAGATGCGGTCCATGATCCGGGTCAGCCGGTCCGGTTCGATGCGGACGGGACGCGGTTCCGAAGCGGACTTGCTATCTGAAGCGTGTGTGCGATCCGAAGCGGGCATCCTTGACATTTCCTCCATCTTGCGCGGTCCTTGCCGTGCTAACCGTCCAGCGCGCCCAGGAGCGCAAGGCCTTCCTCGATGCTCCGCTTCTGCTCGTCGGTCGCTTCCTGCATGGGGGCGCGGGGAAACCTTCCGGGACAGCCCTGCAGCGTCTGGGCATGCTTGGTACAGGCCGGCAGGTTCGTCCCCGCCATGGCGTTCCAGAGTCGCAGGAGTTTTCGGTGCAGGTCGAGGGCCCGCGCGTGATCGCCCGCCTGTACCGCGTCCCATACATCCACCGAGGCCCGGGGCGCGGCCGTCAGGATGGCCGCGATCGATCCGCGTGCGCCCAGGGTGTAAGCCGAGTACATCAGGGCGTCCACGGCGCAGAAGAGCAGGTGTTCCGGGTCGGCCATGATCATCAGGTCGGCGAACAGCTTCAGGTCGCCGGCGCTCTGCTTGACGCCGACCACGCCGGGCACCTCGTCCATGATCCGGCAGAGCAGTTCCGGCGAGAGGTAGCTCCAGGGCACCACGTTGTAGATGATGATGGGCTGATCCACTTCCTCGCCCATCACCCTGAAATGCTCCTGCATGGCATCGTCGTCCGGGCGGAAGAGGTAGTGGACCGGAGTAACCTGGAGCGCGGCCACGTCGAGATCGGCGATGGCCTGCCCCCGCCGAACCGCATCGCGGGTGCTGTCGACGATGATGCCGGCAACGATCGGCACGCGTCCCGCCGCCGCGTCCAGGGTCGTGTCCACGAGACCCCGGAACTCATCGACGTCTATCGTATGGCCCTCCCCGGTGCTTCCGCCCACCGCGATGCCGTGCGCCCCCTGGTCGATCAACCAGTTGACCTGTTCTTTCATGGCCCCGAGATCCACGGCACCGTCCCGGGAGAATGGGGTGGTCGCCGGGGGGATTACGCCCCTCAGGTCGTTGAGCATGTTTTCCTCCTTCGTTGGGTTAGTCGATGTACTGTCGTGCTTATGTCGCTTCAATGCACGCTGCCTGGTCGATACTGACGTCATCCGGCAGGTTCCAATGTCATCCGGCAGGTCGCGTCCCGCGCCGATACAGCATGTGCAGCGCCATGATGACCACGGCCGTTCCGATGCCCCAGGTCGCCGGGGATATGCCGGCCAATCCGCCGCCGTTCGACCCCAGATGCACGAGGATCATCACCAGCACGGAACCGGCGATGGTCGCCAGGGCGCC
The sequence above is drawn from the Gemmatimonadota bacterium genome and encodes:
- the speB gene encoding agmatinase, with protein sequence MTDSLKVGLLGVGFDANSTFRRGPAAAPPAIRAALGSESGNPYSETGVRVWPSDSVFDHGDLDVPNEKGTREPIDAIERGVSRALGETPRLVVLGGDHAVTYPVVRAFAAKHGRISLLHFDAHPDLYPDFEGNRYSHACPMARILEDGLIERLVQVGIRSFTPAQHDAAKRHNVEVIPAYSAGPVPSLAFDTPVYISMDIDALDPGFAPGVSHPEPGGLSVRQVLEVVAAMRAPYVVGGDVVELNPKLDRDGGTAIVAAKLTCELLGRVILDGQGD
- a CDS encoding TonB-dependent receptor, producing the protein MKYQRSTLRAVFCLILLSALPGYAQDTQDTQDAADQAPRYILDTVVVTGNKIETPLRQVSSSIAVITAEDMARAGQTTVAEVLRGVGGLSVAQNGGPGKNASVFLRGAESAYTLFLIDGVEVNDPMSPGRSFTPAHLTVDQVERIEVLYGSQSTLYGSDAIAGVVNIITKKGQGPPKIDASIEGGALGTFRSRAGLSGGTAEYRYSMDGSFLNTRGISANALGNMEEDGYRNTTLGGRFGATPSTGASVDLNVRYTDGRADIDNGTGPNGDDPNRINSSRQLFVRPSATLELWSQRWKQTLGYSLVDHSREDDNPVDANQETASNSTFEARLHKVDWQHTLLLSEGNTVVFGAETESEQGESESKGPFSSKFDRQTARTTGVYLQEMLQYGDALFAAAGIRVDHHDRFGSEFTYNLAPNVFFEETGTRIKGAYGTGYKAPSLFQLYSSFGDSTLQAGTSKSWEAGIEQYTADQRLAAGVTYFDNTYDNMVGWDSATSSYKNVFKATSKGVELTGRYSGSAGTSLRAYYTFTDSKDHESDEQLLRRPRHSGGIVLDQRVRPGFDLNLSYRFAGERRDNDFSTWPATPVTLDGYGIVNVAANWKITPNFQLFGRVDNLFDTKYEEVLGYGTVGITGYLGIRVGYGGN
- a CDS encoding Ldh family oxidoreductase, giving the protein MPASDRTHASDSKSASEPRPVRIEPDRLTRIMDRIFERLGLESEERQVVVERLMEASLSGYHSHGVMRIIMYTEGIRAGNMIPGAPMDVLGETVSTVHLDANLGIGPWTATEAMKRAVGKAAATGVGCASVVNANDIARLGGYVEQPAKDGYIALLMTNDAGGNPCVAPWGATSPLMSTNPMAVGIPRESGDPILIDISTGVTSEGGLKMLRNKDQAVPDGWLIDGDGRTTTDAEDYFATPRRAAILPLGSLLAGHKGFALSILVDVLTGGLSGAGCSGRSPDDLDQNALFILAIDPEKFASRTAFSTEVDRLVESIKGAHKAPGVDEIRVPGEGARRKREQQTVQGIEIDPPVWSAIQEIMDELGIGRDKV
- a CDS encoding dihydrodipicolinate synthase family protein, producing the protein MLNDLRGVIPPATTPFSRDGAVDLGAMKEQVNWLIDQGAHGIAVGGSTGEGHTIDVDEFRGLVDTTLDAAAGRVPIVAGIIVDSTRDAVRRGQAIADLDVAALQVTPVHYLFRPDDDAMQEHFRVMGEEVDQPIIIYNVVPWSYLSPELLCRIMDEVPGVVGVKQSAGDLKLFADLMIMADPEHLLFCAVDALMYSAYTLGARGSIAAILTAAPRASVDVWDAVQAGDHARALDLHRKLLRLWNAMAGTNLPACTKHAQTLQGCPGRFPRAPMQEATDEQKRSIEEGLALLGALDG